In one Rattus rattus isolate New Zealand chromosome 16, Rrattus_CSIRO_v1, whole genome shotgun sequence genomic region, the following are encoded:
- the Eif2b1 gene encoding translation initiation factor eIF-2B subunit alpha, translated as MEDGELIEYFKSQMKGDPNMASAVAAIQTLLEFLKRDKGETIQGLRANLTKAIETLCGVDSSVAVSSGGELFLRFISLTSLEYSDYSKCKKIMIERGELFLSRISLSRTKIASLCHAFIKDGARILTHAYSRVVLRVLEEAVAAKKRFSVYITESQPDLSGKKMAKALCHLNVPVTVVLDAAVGYIMEKVDLVIVGAEGVVENGGIINKIGTNQMAVCAKAQNKPFYVVAESFKFVRLFPLNQQDVPDKFKYKADTLKSVQAGQDLKEEHPWVDYTSPSLITLLFTDLGVLTPSAVSDELIKLYL; from the exons ATGGAGGACGGTG aGTTAATCGAGTACTTTAAGTCCCAGATGAAAGGAGACCCTAACATGGCCTCGGCGGTGGCTGCCATCCAGACCTTGCTGGAATTCTTGAAGAGAGATAAAG GAGAGACAATCCAGGGCCTGAGAGCAAATCTCACCAAAGCCATAGAAACCCTCTGCGGTGTGGACTCCTCGGTGGCCGTGTCCTCTGGCGGGGAGCTCTTCCTTCGCTTCATCAGCCTCACCTCCCTGGAGTACTCC GACTACTCCAAATGTAAAAAGATCATGATCGAGAGAGGAGAGCTTTTCCTGAGCAGAATATCCCTGTCGAGAACTAAGATTGCCAGTCTATGCCATGCTTTTATCAAAGACGGGGCG AGAATCTTGACTCACGCCTACTCCAGAGTTGTCCTGAGGGTCCTGGAAGAAGCCGTGGCAGCCAAGAAACGTTTCAGTGTGTATATCACGGAGTCACAGCCTGATTTATCTGG TAAGAAAATGGCCAAAGCCCTCTGCCACCTCAATGTCCCTGTCACTGTGGTGCTGGACGCTGCTGTTGG CTATATCATGGAGAAAGTAGACCTTGTCATCGTTGGTGCTGAAGGAGTGGTAGAGAATGGAGGAATTATTAACAAG ATCGGAACCAACCAGATGGCCGTGTGTGCCAAAGCCCAGAACAAGCCCTTCTATGTGGTTGCAGAAAGTTTCAAGTTTGTACGGCTCTTTCCACTCAACCAGCAAGATGTCCCAGATAAGTTTAAG TACAAGGCAGACACCCTGAAGTCTGTGCAGGCTGGACAGGACCTCAAAGAGGAACACCCATGGGTCGACTACACCTCCCCATCCCTCATCACACTGCTGTTTACGGACTTAGGTGTGTTGACACCATCCGCTGTAAGTGACGAGCTCATCAAGCTATACCTGTGA
- the Ddx55 gene encoding ATP-dependent RNA helicase DDX55, giving the protein MEHVTEGAWESLQVPLHPLVLGALRELGFLHMTPVQSATIPLFMRNKDVAAEAVSRGGKTLAFVIPILEILLRREEPLKKNQVGAIVITPTRELAIQIDEVLSHFTKHFPQFSQILWIGGRNPGEDVERFKQHGGNIIVATPGRLEDMFRRKAEGLDLASYVKSLDVLVLDEADRLLDMGFEASINTILEFLPKQRRTGLFSATQTQEVENLVRAGLRNPVRISVKEKGVAASSTQKTPSRLENHYMICKADEKFNQLVHFLRSRQQEKHLVFFSTCACVEYYGKALEALVQRVKILCIHGKMKYKRNKIFMEFRKLQSGILVCTDVMARGIDIPEVNWVLQYDPPSNASAFVHRCGRTARIGHGGSALVFLLPMEEAYINFLAINQKCPLQEMSLQRNTVDLLPKLRAMALADRAVFEKGMKAFVSFVQAYAKHECSLIFRLKDLDFAGLARGFALLRMPRMPELRGKQFPDFVPVDIDTDTIPFKDKIREKQRQKLLEQKRKERTENEGRRKFIKNKAWSKQKAKKERKKKMNAKRKKDEGSDIDDEDMEELLNDTRLLKKFKKGKITEEEFEKGLLTSTKKPVQLTELGLSDSEEDS; this is encoded by the exons ATGGAACACGTGACGGAGGGTGCCTGGGAGTCGCTGCAGGTGCCGCTGCATCCTCTGGTGCTCGGAGCTCTGCGCGAGTTGGGCTTCCTGCACATGACGCCGGTGCAG TCTGCTACCATCCCTCTGTTCATGAGAAACAAAGATGTTGCTGCAGAAGCCGTGAGT CGGGGTGGAAAAACCCTGGCTTTTGTCATCCCTATTCTGGAGATCCTTCTGAGAAGGGAGGAGCCGTTAAAGAAGAACCAG GTAGGAGCCATCGTCATCACCCCCACTCGAGAGCTGGCCATTCAGATTGATGAGGTCCTGTCACACTTCACGAAGCACTTCCCGCAGTTCAG CCAGATTTTGTGGATCGGAGGCCGGAACcctggagaagatgtggagagGTTCAAGCAGCACGG TGGGAACATCATTGTGGCAACCCCAGGCCGCCTGGAGGACATGTTCCGGAGGAAGGCTGAGGGTCTGGACCTGGCCAGCTATGTGAAGAGCTTGGATGTCCTGGTGCTGGACGAGGCAGACAGACTTCTCGACATGGGCTTTGAGGCAAG CATAAACACAATCCTGGAGTTTTTGCCAAAGCAGAGGCGAACAGGCCTTTTCTcagccacacagacacaggaggtGGAGAACTTGGTGCGAGCAGGCCTCCGCAACCCTGTCCGAATCTCTGTGAAGGAGAAGGGCGTGGCAGCCAGCAGCACCCAGAAGACGCCGTCCCGTCTGGAGAACCACTATATG ATATGTAAGGCAGATGAGAAATTCAACCAGCTGGTCCATTTCCTTCGGAGCCGTCAGCAGGAAAAGCACCTGGTCTTCTTCAG cacgtgtgcgtgtgtggaaTACTATGGCAAGGCCCTGGAGGCGCTGGTGCAGAGGGTGAAGATCCTGTGCATCCACGGGAAGATGAAGTACAAGCGCAATAAGATCTTCATGGAGTTCCGCAAGCTGCAGAG tgggatcttgGTGTGCACTGACGTGATGGCCCGGGGAATTGATATTCCTGAAGTAAACTGGGTTTTGCAGTACGACCCTCCCAGCAACGCCAG TGCCTTCGTGCATCGATGTGGACGCACGGCCCGCATTGGCCACGGTGGCAGTGCTCTGGTGTTCCTGCTGCCCATGGAGGAAGCGTACATCAACTTCTTGGCCATCAACCAGAAA TGCCCCCTGCAGGAGATGAGCCTCCAGAGAAACACTGTAGACCTTCTACCCAAGCTCCGGGCCATGGCCCTGGCTGACAGAGCCGTGTTCGAGAAGGGCATGAAGGCCTTTGTGTCCTTTGTGCAGGCTTATGCAAAGCACGAGTGCAGTCTCATCTTCAGGTTGAAGG ATCTTGACTTTGCCGGGCTTGCTCGAGGCTTTGCCCTGCTGAGGATGCCCAGGATGCCAGAACTAAGGGGGAAGCAGTTTCCAGATTTTGTACCAGTGGACATTGATACCGACACGATCCCATTTAAggataaaattagagaaaaacagaggcagaaacttttggagcaaaaaagaaaagagaggacagaaaatgaagggagaagaaaattcaTCAAAAATAAAGCTTGGTCAAAGCAGAAGgccaaaaaggaaaggaagaagaagatgaatgcaaagaggaaaaaggatgag GGTTCTGATATTGATGATGAGGACATGGAGGAACTCCTTAATGACACAAGGctcttgaaaaaatttaaaaaaggtaaaatCACAGAAGAAGAATTTGAGAAGGGGCTGTTGACAAGTACCAAAAAACCAGTCCAGCTGACAGAATTAGGTCTCTCGGACTCAGAAGAGGACAGTTGA